Part of the Pseudarthrobacter sp. NBSH8 genome is shown below.
CGAGCGAGGCGCCGAAGCCCCATGGGTCATCCACCTCAACGCGTTCGGAGCTCCGTGACGTGATGTAAATGTTCCAGAAGAACGGAATCATGGAGGCGCCGAGCAGGAAGGAGCCGATGGTGGAGAACTGGTTCATCCAGGCGAAGTTGTCCTCCACCAGATAGTCGGCGTAGCGGCGGGGCATGCCCATGACCCCTAGCCAGTGCTGGATCAGGAACGTGCCGTGGAAGCCAAGGAACAGCATCCAGAAGTGGATCTTTCCGAGGCGCTCGTTGAGCATCTTGCCGGTGAATTTGGGCCACCAGAAGTAGAAGCCTGCGAACATCGCGAACACCACCGTGCCGAAGACCACGTAGTGGAAGTGTGCCACCACAAAGTAGGAGTCGGACACGTGGAAGTCCAGCGGCGGCGACGCCAGGATGATGCCGGTCAGGCCGCCGAAGAGGAAGGTGATGAGGAAGCCCAGGCTCCACAGCATGGGGGTCTCGAACGTCAGGGACCCCCGCCACATGGTGCCGATCCAGTTGAAGAACTTTACGCCGGTGGGGACCGCGATGAGCATGGTCATGAAGGAGAAGAACGGTAGCAGGACCGAGCCGGTCACGTACATGTGGTGCGCCCACACGGTCATGGACAGGGCTGCGATGGAGATGGTGGCATAGATAAGGCCCTTGTAGCCGAAGATCGGCTTCCGGCTGAAGACCGGGAAGATCTCGGACACGATGCCGAAGAACGGCAGCGCAATGATGTACACCTCGGGATGGCCGAAGAACCAGAACAGATGCTGCCACAGCACCGCGCCGCCGTTCTCCGGATCATAGATGTGTGCCCCAAACTTGCGGTCGGCCCCCAGGGCAAACAGGGCCGCCGCGAGCGGCGGGAAGGCCATGATGACCAGGATGGATGTCACCAGGGCGTTCCAGGTGAAGATGGGCATCCGCCACATGGTCATGCCCGGAGCACGCATGCAGATAATGGTGGTGATGAAGTTGACCGCACCCAGGATGGTGCCGAAGCCGGACAGCGCCAGGCCAAAGACCCACAGGTCACCGCCCACGCCGGGGGTGAACGTGGTGTTATTCAACGGCGCGTAGGCGAACCAGCCGAACGCGGCAGCGCCCTGCGGGGTGATGAAGCCCGCGACGGCGATGGTGGAGCCGAACAGGAAGAACCAGAAGGCCAGGGCGTTCAGCCGTGGGAACGCGACATCGGGGGCACCGATCTGCAGCGGCATGATGAAGTTGGTGAAGCCGGCGAACAGAGGGGTGGCGAACATCAGCAGCATCATGGTGCCGTGCATCGTGAACAGCTGGTTGTACTGCTCCTTGGTCTGCAGGATCTGCATGCCAGGTTCGAAGAGCTCGGCCCGGATGAGCAGGGCCATAACGCCGGCCAGCATGAAGAACACAAATGAGGCGATCAGGTACATGTACCCGATGACCTTGTGGTCGGTGGAGGTGAGCCAGCCGACCACCATGGAGCCTTTACGCAGCGGTACCACCGGGGGAGCGGCCGTTGAAGCGGTCCCTATTCGTGAATGTCCGGTGATGGCCATTTTTCACCTCACAGATTAGTCTGCACGGCATGTTTGGACCCTTTGCATGAGCCCCTAAGTGCAGGCTACTCACTTACGCGGCGTCCCGGAAGAGTCAGTGCAGGCCCATCGCGTTCCGGACCTCGTCCAGGATGTGGTGGACTGCGGTCTCCGCCGCCACAGCGTCACCGCGGGCCACCGCTGCCGCAACATCCTCGTGGGCCTGCAACGCTTCGTTCCGCGGCTTGAAGGGCATGAGACCCTGTTTGGTCCGGCTGGTGAGCACCTCGGCCACCATGCCTTCCAATGCGGTAAACATCTCGTTGCCACAGCTTTCGAGCAGCAGGCAGTGGAACTCGATGTCCACCGACAGGAACGCCTCGAGTTCGCCGGCTTCACCCAGCCGCCGCAGCTCTGCAGCCAGAAAAACCAGCCTTGTCCGTTCAGCCGCGCTTGCCCGGCGGGCAGCACCTGCAGCCGCAATCGGCTCGACGGCGATGCGCAGCTCCGTGAGGCTGCCGTACTGCTCGGCGCGGTTGGCCGATGCGAGGCGCCACCTCACCAGCTTGGGATCGTAAACGTTCCACAGCCCGCGCTCCTGCACCACGATGCCCACCCGCCGCCGTGAGTACACCAGGTTCATGGATTCGAGCACTTTCATAGTGTCCCGCGCGACAGTGCGGGAAATCCCGTACTCCAGCTGGATGCCCTCAAGCGTAAGCCGGCTTCCCGGTGGGAGGCTCCCGGATGCGATGGCGACGCCAACCGACTCCAGAACGCGTTCATGCATCGCGGGGGAAGCCCCGCCGTCGTCCGCGGTATCCGCGTGGTCCACTGTCGCCGTCGACATGTTTCCTGCCTCTCTATGCGCCGCAGCGCACTCACAGGATACCGAAGATTGAACCAAAGGTATGACTTGTGACACTCAAAGATAGTATCTATGGTTCCAAATGGTGATACCTTATCTCCCGGCGCAGTTCCCTGTGAGGTGCGCTTAAAGCGTTCTTCACTTAGCCAACGGCGTCTTCGGAGGTAAACATGCAGTATCCAGCCACGCACCTGGTGGTGATGGGCGTTGCCGGTTCCGGCAAGTCCACCATTGCGGCAGCTCTTTCCCGGCAGCTTGGCTGGGCCTGTGCCGAAGCGGACGAGTTTCACCCCCAGTCCAACATCGACAGGATGACCCAGGGCATTCCCCTGCAGGACGAGGACCGCTGGCCCTGGTTGCAGGAAATCCAGAACTGGATGAGCGCACATGCCGCTGCCGGGGAAAGCACCGTGCTCACCTGCTCCGCGCTCAAGCTCAGCTACCGCCGCCTGCTCTCCGAAGCACAGGGCCGGGTCCTGTTCATCCACCTCGACGGCGGCGCCGACCTGATCGGCCAGCGCATGCAGGGCCGCGAAGGCCATTTCATGCCGCCTACCCTCCTGCCCAGCCAGCTGGCCACCCTGGAACCTCTGACCGACCGAGAACTTGCCGCCGGCAGCCTCCGCCTGGACATCTCCAACTCCCCGGAACAGATCGTCGCCGCCGTGCTGGCAGGCCTCACGCTTCCCGCCCAGGCGGAACTCACCGACTGCTGAGCCCGCCCAAATTTTCACAAACCCCAATAAATTCTGTTTCGAAGGAGAACCATGGTCATCGAAGGATGGACCCAGACGCTGGGCGCAGGCCCGCTGCTGCTCATCGCAACAGCAGCGATCGTCGTACTGCTGTTCCTGATCATCAAGCTGCGGATGCACGCGCTGATCGCCCTGATCGCAGTCAGCCTCGCGACGGCATTTTCCACCGGAATCCCTGCCAACCAGGTGGTACCGGTGCTGATAAACGGGTTCGGCACAACCCTGGGCACCGTGGCCCTCCTCGTTGGCCTGGGCGCAATGCTCGGCCGCATCGTTGAAACCAGCGGCGGTGCCAAAGTGCTGGCGGACTACCTGATCGGTGTCTTCGGTGAAAAGCGTGCCCCGTTCGCCCTGGGCCTCGCCTCCCTGATCTTCGGCTTCCCCATCTTCTTCGACGCCGGCCTGGTAGTTATGCTGCCCGTGGTCTTCGCCGTCGCCCACCGCCTGGGCGGGGGAGTGCTGCGCTACGGCCTCCCGGCCGCCGGTGCATTCTCCGTGATGCACATCTTCCTGCCGCCGCACCCGGGTCCGGTCTCTGCTGCAGCCTTCTTTGATGCCAATATCGGCCTGGTCCTGATTGCCGGTCTCATCGCCGCCATCCCCACCTGGTACGTCACCGCCTACCTGTTCGGCCTTTGGACCGGCAAAAAACTGGTCCTCCCGGTACCGGAAATCCTGGGCCACGCCAGCGCTGAAGCCGAGTCCAACCCGCCGCGTTTCCGCACCATCATCGGCCTCCTGCTCCTGCCGCTCGTCCTGATCTTCATCAACACCGGCCTGAACACCCTCGCGTCCTCCGGCGTCCTGGACGCAGCCGTCAAGAAGGAGCAGTGGTTCCAGGTCCTGCGCACCATCGGCGAAACCCCGGTGGCCCTGCTGATCGCCGTGCTCGTGGCCATGTTTGTGCTCGGTGCCCGCCGCGGCACCGAGGCCGGCGCCCTGGAGAAGCTGCTCGAATCCTCGCTGGGCCCGGTCTGCTCGGTCATCCTGATCACCGGCGCCGGCGGCATGTTCGGCGGCGTGCTCCGCGCGTCCGGCATCGGTGCCGCGCTGGCAGATGTCCTGGGCAACCTGGGCATCCCGCTGATCCTGGCCGGCTTCCTTATCGCCGCCATCCTGCGCATCGCCCAGGGTTCGGCAACCGTGGCCCTGACCACCACGGCGGGCCTTATCGCCCCGGCCGTAGCACTGGCGGGGCTGAACGGCATGCAGGTCGCCGCACTGGTCATCGCCGTGGCGGCAGGCTCCGTGGTGGTCTCCCACGTCAACGACTCCGGCTTCTGGCTGGTGGGCCGTTTCTTCGGCATGGACGTCAAAACCACGCTGAAGACCTGGACCGTCATGGAAACGCTGATCGGTGTTATGGGCTTCGCCATCGCGGCGGTCATTTTCCTGCTCGCCGGCGTGGCGGGTTAGCGATCTGACTCCAGCCACGGCTGACTGAAGTACGACGGCGGGGCGTCCAGGGAAATTCTGGCCACCCCGCCGTCGTCGTCGTATTCCTGGGCGCCCCTACTTGCGGGGTTTGGCTGCTTTCGGCGCTTTGGGCGGGAGCTCCGCGACGTATTCGAAGGCCTTCCCCACCCAGGCCTTTGCCCGCGCATCGTCACCGTCGGCGTTCCACATCTCCGGGAGTCCGGTGTAGCCGCCCATGGGCCGCTCCGCCGGGCCGAAAGGGACTGTCTGCTCGGCCCCTTCGAGCTCCTGCCGGTCGGCGTCGGCGAGCTTCACACCGATGGTGGCGCCGAACAGGCCGGCGAACATGTTGCCGTTGACGAAGGCGCCCAGGTTGCCGAACATCGGCTTGACCACCACC
Proteins encoded:
- the ctaD gene encoding cytochrome c oxidase subunit I gives rise to the protein MAITGHSRIGTASTAAPPVVPLRKGSMVVGWLTSTDHKVIGYMYLIASFVFFMLAGVMALLIRAELFEPGMQILQTKEQYNQLFTMHGTMMLLMFATPLFAGFTNFIMPLQIGAPDVAFPRLNALAFWFFLFGSTIAVAGFITPQGAAAFGWFAYAPLNNTTFTPGVGGDLWVFGLALSGFGTILGAVNFITTIICMRAPGMTMWRMPIFTWNALVTSILVIMAFPPLAAALFALGADRKFGAHIYDPENGGAVLWQHLFWFFGHPEVYIIALPFFGIVSEIFPVFSRKPIFGYKGLIYATISIAALSMTVWAHHMYVTGSVLLPFFSFMTMLIAVPTGVKFFNWIGTMWRGSLTFETPMLWSLGFLITFLFGGLTGIILASPPLDFHVSDSYFVVAHFHYVVFGTVVFAMFAGFYFWWPKFTGKMLNERLGKIHFWMLFLGFHGTFLIQHWLGVMGMPRRYADYLVEDNFAWMNQFSTIGSFLLGASMIPFFWNIYITSRSSERVEVDDPWGFGASLEWVTSCPPPRHNFTSLPRIRSERPALDLHHPELRVREHETTHSPAAAALGAADIGEQDVRSPDPDV
- a CDS encoding FadR/GntR family transcriptional regulator yields the protein MSTATVDHADTADDGGASPAMHERVLESVGVAIASGSLPPGSRLTLEGIQLEYGISRTVARDTMKVLESMNLVYSRRRVGIVVQERGLWNVYDPKLVRWRLASANRAEQYGSLTELRIAVEPIAAAGAARRASAAERTRLVFLAAELRRLGEAGELEAFLSVDIEFHCLLLESCGNEMFTALEGMVAEVLTSRTKQGLMPFKPRNEALQAHEDVAAAVARGDAVAAETAVHHILDEVRNAMGLH
- a CDS encoding gluconokinase, with protein sequence MQYPATHLVVMGVAGSGKSTIAAALSRQLGWACAEADEFHPQSNIDRMTQGIPLQDEDRWPWLQEIQNWMSAHAAAGESTVLTCSALKLSYRRLLSEAQGRVLFIHLDGGADLIGQRMQGREGHFMPPTLLPSQLATLEPLTDRELAAGSLRLDISNSPEQIVAAVLAGLTLPAQAELTDC
- a CDS encoding GntP family permease, with translation MVIEGWTQTLGAGPLLLIATAAIVVLLFLIIKLRMHALIALIAVSLATAFSTGIPANQVVPVLINGFGTTLGTVALLVGLGAMLGRIVETSGGAKVLADYLIGVFGEKRAPFALGLASLIFGFPIFFDAGLVVMLPVVFAVAHRLGGGVLRYGLPAAGAFSVMHIFLPPHPGPVSAAAFFDANIGLVLIAGLIAAIPTWYVTAYLFGLWTGKKLVLPVPEILGHASAEAESNPPRFRTIIGLLLLPLVLIFINTGLNTLASSGVLDAAVKKEQWFQVLRTIGETPVALLIAVLVAMFVLGARRGTEAGALEKLLESSLGPVCSVILITGAGGMFGGVLRASGIGAALADVLGNLGIPLILAGFLIAAILRIAQGSATVALTTTAGLIAPAVALAGLNGMQVAALVIAVAAGSVVVSHVNDSGFWLVGRFFGMDVKTTLKTWTVMETLIGVMGFAIAAVIFLLAGVAG
- a CDS encoding TfoX/Sxy family protein; this encodes MEMAKASDEAKERFHSVVPDIPEVVVKPMFGNLGAFVNGNMFAGLFGATIGVKLADADRQELEGAEQTVPFGPAERPMGGYTGLPEMWNADGDDARAKAWVGKAFEYVAELPPKAPKAAKPRK